In Brevibacillus marinus, the genomic window TGCTGATACAGTGCATCCAGCCGTTCTTTGGGCAGCGTCAGCCCCTCGTTGTTGCCGATCGTCACATATTGATAGCCGCTGTGATTGAGGATGTCCACATTGGCCCGCCCCCAGGTCGCCTCCGTATTCATCCGGGAGCGGTCGATGTGATCGCCAATATCTACCGTAAGCACATGTTCGCCAAGCTGTTCCCATTCCGCCCGCTTCGCTTTCAGGCAGGAGCTGATCTGTGCCATCTGCTCAAAGCGGCTGTGGATATCGTTGGTATGTAGAATGTGCAAGGTACAGGTGCGTGACACACATTCCCCTCCCTTTCATTTGCCTAGACAAGAAACGATTTCACAATCATCTGAATCGCGACACCCAGAATCAGCAGGCGCAGTATGAAGACCAGCGTCTTCCCTTTCAACCGTTTGGCGAGCAGCGCGCCCAGCTGGCCGCCGGCCCACGCTCCCGGTGCGAGCAGCAGCACGTACAGCCATTCGATGTTGCCGTACAGCAGGTTGGTCGTACTGCCGACAACCGCCGACAGGAAGATCACGAACATCGACGTGGCCGCTGCCACGTGCGGCGGAAAGCGGAACAGGACGAGCATGGCCGGAACCATCAAGAGTCCGCCTCCCACGCCAAACAGGCTGGAGATGAGGCCCACAAAAAACGAGACGAGCAGGGCAACCCACCGCTTGTAGCCGTACTCGTGCTCTACCCCGTCGGGATCGACAAACGTGCGCTTCACATCCCAGCCGATGGTGCGTGGTTTCAGCTTTTCTCTGACCTGGATCAGCACAAACATCGAGAGTTGAAACAGGCCGAACAGCAGATAAAAGGTTTCCACCGGCAGCAGTTTGTTCACGTAGACGCCGACCACGGCGCCGGGGGCACTTCCCGCAAAAAACAGCCAGCCGCTTGCCGTGTCAACCTTTTTTTGCTTGAGATATGCCAAAGTCGAGGACAACGCGGTAATGACGATGACCAACAGCGAAGTTGCGGTCGCTTCCTGCGGCGTCATGCTGCCCGGTTCGTACCAGTTGACAAAATAGAGCAGAGCCGGTACGAAAAACAGTCCGCCGCCGATGCCCACCAGACTGCCGATCGCTCCCGCGAGCAAGCCCACTACGATGAAAATCAATGCAAGAATCCACATCTGAGTCCTCTCCTCTTTCTGTCTGTCTAGAACAATTCCAACTGTCGCGGGTGCAAGCCCTGCGGATGAGCGCCCAACATCCCGATCATCTGTTTGGCGTTGCGCACAGCGTCACCGCCGGAATTGTTGTTGAACAAAATACAAACTTCATCCGCCTGTGCCGCCAGCCGTTCGATCCGCGGCCGCCATTCTGCCAGTTCAGCCTCGCTATAGCGGTACAAGTAACGCACATCGCGCCAATTCTGCATCCCCCCGGGATTTCGCCATCCGGCCCGGTTGCGGCCATGAAAGCGCACCAGCGCCAGGCGGCGATCGGTAACCTCCGGGACGATCGGCACACACCCGCTGCCCACCTGCGGTTCGTCGCAGACGACGTGGATCGCGCCAATCGCGCGCAGAAGGGAGAGCGTTTTCTCCCGGTACGGCTCGGCAAACCAGCTCATGTGCCGAAACTCCACCGCCACCGGATAACGGGCGAAGGTTTGCACGCACCACTGCACGTAGTTGACGTGCTCCCTGGTCAGCGTAAACCAAGGCGGAAACTGGAACAACAGGGCCTTCAGCTTCCCTGCTGCGACCAGCGGTTCGATGCTCTCCGCAAACCGCTGAAACAGGTCTTCCCGCCTCTCCTCCAGCCGTTTGGCTCCCCGCTGGTGACCGGTCATCGCTTGATGGGGTTTGACCACAAAACCGAATCCGTCAGGCGTTTGCTGAGCCCAAGCTTGGTACTGTTTCTGTGGTAAAATGGCGTAAAAGGAGCTGTCCAGCTCCACAATCGGAAAGTGACTGGCGTATACCGCCAGCTTATCTTTCGGCTTCACACCCTGGGTGTACAGATCGTCGTGATCGCCCCAGCCGCATACGCCGATGGAGATTTTGCCTGTCATCTTCACAACCTCACAAACAAGGGGGAAAGAAGATGTTCCCCGACATTTTGGGTGAACCCTTTGCGAATAAGCATACCAAACTACAGATAGCGGGAAAAGTGGTAAAACGGTTGATCGCCGAAGGACGGGAGGCGCTGCCCGATGAGTATACGGCGCTGTTGGCGGGGTGCGGCAGCCGGATTATCCGCCACTACCCGGCTGTGCGAGCCCCCCGGATGCGACATGCGTTTCAGTGGGACGGTCGCGAATTGATCGCGACGCTCAGCCGGATGCACAAAGAAGGGCACCGTTGGCTGGGCGTGCTGCATACCCATCCGGCTGCGCCGCCCGTTCCCTCGTCGCTCGATCAGACCCATTGGCACTATCCGCAGCTCAGCTTCTGGATCCTCTCCTTCTCCGGCGAGCAGCCGGAGCTAAGGGCTTACCAGTGGCACAGCGGCCGTTTTCAGCTCCGCCCGTTTGAACTTTGCTGATCCAGGGTCGTCCCCGCTTGCTCACCCAACATTGCTCACCCAACAGAAAAACCGCAGGTGCTACCCTGCGGTTTCCGTTTTTTCTATGGTGATACGCGGTGAGGCGGGAAGGCGGATCCTATCGCATGCTCGCGTGCCGGTTTTTACACGGCAAATACGTGCTTGCCCACCTTCATCGTCTGCTTGCGTGTCCAGATCCAATCGGAAGTGGCTGTTTGTGGGTTGAAGTAGTACAGAGCGCCACCGGTCGGGTCCCAACCGCGAACGGCTTCGATCGCAGCCCGATAGGCTGTTCTGTTGGGAGTAAGCCAGAACTGACCGTCATCTACGGCAGTAAACGCTCTCGGTTGAAAGACGACACCCGCCACCGTATTGGGGAACAGCGGTGATTGAACCCGGTTCATCACGACGGCAGCTACCGCGACCTGCCCGACATACGGTTCGCCGCGTGCCTCTCCGTATACGACACGCGCCAACAGATCCAGTTCATACTGATTCACCGATACTTTTTTGAGCATGCGCCAAGTGCGTGGACCCACGATGCCATCGACGGACAAGCCGTAATGAGATTGAAACCACCTTACCGCTGCGGCTGTCTGTGAGCCAAACTTTCCGTCCAGTTTCCCCTGGTAAAAACCTAGCAGGTTGAGTCGGAACTGCAAATCCCATACGTCTCCGCTCTCACTTCCCCATCGCAACACGGGAGCAGCCTCGGCCTGTCCGGCCGGCAGCAGCAAGCCGATTGCCAAGAAGCACAAAAAGAGGGGGATGAGCAGCGTTTTCTTCACATTACCTCCTCCCTTCCCTTCCCATTATAGAGGGGGTAGGTGCTCGTCTCAACCCACGAAACCTGGCAAGCGAGTGCATCCTTGCCATCGGGAAATGCAGCCGTTTGCTCACTTGCCTGCCGGCAGCGGAATAGGCTGGTAACAAGTACGTCAGGCAGGAGGAGACTCGTGTGCCCTATACCATTCAGCCAGGAGATACCCTCTACCGTATCGCGGCGCGATTCGGCGTCACCGTGCGCGATCTTTTGGCGGCCAATCCGCACATCACGCAGCCAGATTTGCTCTATCCCGGCCAGGTGATCG contains:
- a CDS encoding Mov34/MPN/PAD-1 family protein; protein product: MFPDILGEPFANKHTKLQIAGKVVKRLIAEGREALPDEYTALLAGCGSRIIRHYPAVRAPRMRHAFQWDGRELIATLSRMHKEGHRWLGVLHTHPAAPPVPSSLDQTHWHYPQLSFWILSFSGEQPELRAYQWHSGRFQLRPFELC
- the sleB gene encoding spore cortex-lytic enzyme, whose amino-acid sequence is MAIGLLLPAGQAEAAPVLRWGSESGDVWDLQFRLNLLGFYQGKLDGKFGSQTAAAVRWFQSHYGLSVDGIVGPRTWRMLKKVSVNQYELDLLARVVYGEARGEPYVGQVAVAAVVMNRVQSPLFPNTVAGVVFQPRAFTAVDDGQFWLTPNRTAYRAAIEAVRGWDPTGGALYYFNPQTATSDWIWTRKQTMKVGKHVFAV
- a CDS encoding sulfite exporter TauE/SafE family protein — encoded protein: MWILALIFIVVGLLAGAIGSLVGIGGGLFFVPALLYFVNWYEPGSMTPQEATATSLLVIVITALSSTLAYLKQKKVDTASGWLFFAGSAPGAVVGVYVNKLLPVETFYLLFGLFQLSMFVLIQVREKLKPRTIGWDVKRTFVDPDGVEHEYGYKRWVALLVSFFVGLISSLFGVGGGLLMVPAMLVLFRFPPHVAAATSMFVIFLSAVVGSTTNLLYGNIEWLYVLLLAPGAWAGGQLGALLAKRLKGKTLVFILRLLILGVAIQMIVKSFLV
- a CDS encoding DUF72 domain-containing protein yields the protein MTGKISIGVCGWGDHDDLYTQGVKPKDKLAVYASHFPIVELDSSFYAILPQKQYQAWAQQTPDGFGFVVKPHQAMTGHQRGAKRLEERREDLFQRFAESIEPLVAAGKLKALLFQFPPWFTLTREHVNYVQWCVQTFARYPVAVEFRHMSWFAEPYREKTLSLLRAIGAIHVVCDEPQVGSGCVPIVPEVTDRRLALVRFHGRNRAGWRNPGGMQNWRDVRYLYRYSEAELAEWRPRIERLAAQADEVCILFNNNSGGDAVRNAKQMIGMLGAHPQGLHPRQLELF